A single genomic interval of Haloterrigena salifodinae harbors:
- a CDS encoding SHOCT domain-containing protein, with product MVTDDALLRTLVIIIAVILLVPVLMMALAMPLMGVWGGGHMWNGGMWDGTGATWMWLLMSIVPLLLLLGLGYLLYSAVRQSSGQRTDPALEELRTAYARGDLTDEEFEERRERLQRDR from the coding sequence ATGGTAACCGACGATGCCCTGCTTCGAACGCTGGTGATCATCATCGCTGTGATTCTTCTCGTACCGGTTCTCATGATGGCTCTCGCGATGCCGCTGATGGGCGTCTGGGGTGGGGGCCACATGTGGAACGGCGGGATGTGGGACGGCACCGGAGCCACGTGGATGTGGCTCCTCATGTCGATTGTTCCGTTACTGTTGCTTCTCGGCCTCGGGTATCTCCTGTACAGCGCGGTTCGCCAGTCCAGCGGGCAACGGACGGATCCCGCACTCGAGGAACTGAGAACCGCCTACGCCCGCGGCGACCTCACGGACGAGGAGTTCGAGGAGCGCCGCGAACGCTTGCAACGAGACCGGTAG
- a CDS encoding EamA family transporter → MEFPEIDSAVFFGSITMVAWGIWVVLGNAASESIDPRTAAAITYLVAGPLALGYILVSDASLAITARGGLLAGTAGLFTGTGLISMYIGLSGGSTTVISTLGAMYFVVAALIGMVILGDEVTITRFAGIAFAVIGIILVTR, encoded by the coding sequence ATGGAGTTCCCTGAGATAGATTCGGCTGTGTTCTTTGGTTCGATTACAATGGTCGCTTGGGGAATTTGGGTAGTCTTGGGCAACGCTGCGTCGGAGTCTATCGACCCGAGGACAGCCGCTGCAATCACCTATCTTGTTGCGGGACCCCTTGCACTCGGATACATCCTCGTTTCAGACGCATCGCTTGCCATTACTGCGAGAGGAGGACTGCTCGCTGGCACTGCCGGATTGTTCACCGGAACAGGTCTGATTTCGATGTACATCGGTCTTTCCGGGGGGTCAACAACCGTCATCTCTACTCTCGGTGCGATGTACTTCGTCGTCGCGGCTCTCATCGGTATGGTCATTCTCGGAGACGAAGTTACGATAACGAGATTTGCTGGGATAGCGTTCGCAGTTATTGGGATCATCTTGGTTACTCGATAG